A section of the Cuniculiplasma divulgatum genome encodes:
- a CDS encoding 30S ribosomal protein S19: MAQNRQASVKSIKRRARKSQKIVMGRAKEFSYRGLSLEELKALPMEKLMEVLPARARRTLKREKNHDQAVLYENLSSPDVTQYKTHVRDAIIIPSFFGKVVEVYNGNSYVKFEIRPEMLGHYLGEFAMTRKEVKHSGPGVGATRSSKFMPLK, from the coding sequence CATCAGTAAAATCCATCAAGAGAAGGGCGAGAAAGTCCCAGAAAATTGTGATGGGACGTGCAAAGGAATTCTCATACAGGGGGCTTTCGCTTGAGGAGCTGAAGGCACTCCCAATGGAGAAGTTAATGGAGGTTCTACCCGCAAGGGCAAGAAGGACACTCAAGAGGGAAAAGAACCATGATCAGGCCGTCCTCTATGAGAATCTCTCATCACCCGATGTAACACAATACAAAACACATGTCAGGGATGCAATAATCATCCCGTCTTTCTTCGGAAAGGTCGTAGAGGTCTACAATGGTAATTCATACGTAAAGTTCGAGATAAGACCGGAGATGCTGGGACATTACCTTGGAGAATTCGCAATGACAAGAAAGGAAGTCAAGCACTCAGGTCCAGGAGTAGGTGCTACAAGGTCTTCGAAATTCATGCCGCTGAAGTGA
- a CDS encoding 50S ribosomal protein L22, producing the protein MKGYAITEFPERSAIARVREADISLKDAVNIAHFLRGMPLDRAKKTLERVIAKQEPVPYFRYLDSVSHRKGSGPGRYPVKAAKSFLELVTSVESNAEFKSLDTDSIVIKHIAASKGRMIKKFTPKAYGRAGANFKDLINLEILVEEVTE; encoded by the coding sequence ATGAAAGGATATGCAATAACAGAATTTCCAGAAAGATCCGCAATTGCCAGAGTCAGGGAAGCAGATATATCCCTCAAGGATGCCGTGAATATCGCGCATTTCCTCAGGGGAATGCCTCTTGACAGGGCAAAAAAGACTCTTGAGAGAGTAATTGCCAAACAGGAGCCGGTGCCCTATTTCAGGTACCTGGATTCCGTTTCACATCGGAAAGGATCGGGTCCAGGCAGGTATCCAGTAAAGGCGGCAAAATCATTCCTTGAACTAGTCACAAGTGTGGAATCAAATGCAGAATTCAAGAGCCTTGACACTGATTCAATAGTCATAAAGCACATAGCAGCATCCAAGGGCAGGATGATAAAGAAATTCACACCAAAGGCTTATGGACGAGCCGGTGCAAACTTCAAGGATCTAATAAATCTAGAAATACTGGTAGAGGAGGTCACAGAATGA
- a CDS encoding 30S ribosomal protein S3, translating to MKERKFIQTTVNKLLVTEFIRRETESAGFGGMEMKRTPFGTNITLYVNKPGLVIGRRGSKVQEITETLEKKYKVESPQIEVKEIDNPDLNPQVVSKKIALSLEKGWSYRKAGNTSLRRVMDSGARGVMIRIGGKISGERARSQKFTFGSIKYSGEPARAGMDVGFSAAKMKLGIIGISVKMLRKDYRLPDDIHIEMKAVPKKEVEVQADGNKSETAKTDE from the coding sequence ATGAAGGAGAGAAAATTTATACAGACGACTGTAAACAAGCTTCTGGTGACCGAATTCATCAGGAGAGAGACGGAAAGTGCGGGATTCGGTGGAATGGAGATGAAGAGGACGCCATTCGGCACGAACATCACTCTATACGTCAACAAGCCAGGCCTTGTTATCGGAAGGCGGGGAAGCAAGGTTCAGGAGATAACAGAGACACTCGAAAAGAAGTATAAGGTGGAATCTCCCCAGATCGAAGTGAAGGAAATCGACAACCCTGATCTCAACCCTCAGGTCGTTTCCAAGAAGATAGCCCTGTCCCTGGAAAAGGGATGGTCGTACAGAAAAGCCGGGAACACCTCACTGAGAAGAGTAATGGATAGCGGGGCAAGGGGCGTAATGATAAGGATAGGTGGCAAGATATCCGGTGAAAGAGCCAGATCTCAGAAGTTCACTTTCGGATCAATAAAGTATTCTGGTGAGCCTGCAAGGGCCGGTATGGACGTCGGGTTCTCAGCTGCAAAGATGAAGCTGGGTATCATTGGAATTTCTGTGAAGATGCTCAGGAAGGATTACAGGCTTCCAGATGATATTCACATAGAAATGAAGGCCGTTCCCAAGAAGGAAGTGGAGGTACAAGCAGATGGAAATAAGAGCGAAACAGCTAAGACAGATGAATAA
- the rpmC gene encoding 50S ribosomal protein L29 — MNKEEVEERLNSLKESLLKERASVAMGGAPTNPGKIRSLRRQIARINTVLESEATSE, encoded by the coding sequence ATGAATAAAGAGGAAGTTGAGGAGAGACTCAATTCACTCAAGGAATCTCTCCTTAAGGAGAGGGCATCAGTTGCCATGGGCGGTGCTCCTACGAATCCTGGAAAAATCAGGTCATTGAGGAGGCAGATAGCCAGGATAAACACCGTCCTGGAATCGGAGGCTACCAGCGAATGA
- a CDS encoding translation initiation factor codes for MKDKNFTGLPKELQPWEGFTRDNQTLKISVDKRRYGKFVTIVDGIDPKSENIQEIAKELKKKVASGGTVKDGKTIELQGDHRNAVKKYLEDMGFKIEVV; via the coding sequence ATGAAGGACAAAAATTTCACAGGATTGCCAAAGGAACTGCAGCCATGGGAAGGGTTTACAAGAGACAACCAGACTTTGAAAATTTCCGTCGATAAAAGAAGATACGGGAAGTTCGTCACTATTGTGGACGGAATCGATCCTAAGTCAGAAAACATCCAGGAAATTGCCAAGGAACTTAAGAAAAAGGTTGCTTCTGGTGGCACAGTGAAGGATGGAAAGACCATTGAACTGCAGGGAGACCACAGGAACGCCGTGAAAAAATATCTTGAAGATATGGGATTTAAGATTGAGGTCGTGTAA
- a CDS encoding ribonuclease P protein subunit, which produces MISDYVSDFIGLRVKVVKHSNINNVGKSGTVVRESARMISISEVKRIIQIPKATAEFSMENGTRAFNIIGDAVVMRPEERLKNYRKIAKNLRIGRGDKHY; this is translated from the coding sequence ATGATTAGCGATTATGTTTCAGATTTCATCGGTCTAAGGGTGAAGGTAGTGAAGCATTCAAACATTAACAATGTCGGCAAGTCCGGCACAGTGGTGAGAGAAAGCGCCAGAATGATCTCCATAAGCGAGGTCAAGAGGATCATCCAGATACCCAAGGCCACAGCTGAATTCAGCATGGAAAACGGCACCAGGGCATTCAACATCATTGGAGATGCTGTTGTGATGAGACCTGAAGAGCGTCTGAAAAACTACAGGAAAATAGCAAAGAATTTGCGAATCGGGAGAGGTGATAAACATTACTAA
- a CDS encoding 30S ribosomal protein S17, translating to MINITNNIGLDVVPPKEECHDRKCPFHGELKVRGQVITGIVESASMIKSATVVKEYKRYIKKFERKETKFSRYHAHVPDCIKLQPGDQVKIAECRKLGKTISFVVVEKVNQ from the coding sequence GTGATAAACATTACTAACAATATTGGGCTTGATGTTGTTCCGCCAAAGGAAGAGTGTCATGACAGGAAGTGTCCTTTCCATGGGGAACTCAAGGTCAGAGGGCAGGTTATCACTGGAATAGTGGAATCTGCATCCATGATCAAGAGTGCAACAGTGGTTAAGGAATACAAGAGATACATAAAGAAGTTCGAGAGGAAGGAGACAAAATTCTCCAGATACCATGCGCATGTCCCGGACTGCATTAAGTTGCAGCCTGGAGACCAGGTGAAGATAGCAGAATGCAGGAAACTGGGAAAGACAATTTCCTTCGTAGTAGTTGAAAAGGTGAATCAATGA
- a CDS encoding 50S ribosomal protein L14 — protein MKGIAGRQHRGLPLGAVMPCSDNSGAKIISLIDVKAYHGVASRIPAAGVGDMFIASVKKGTPEMRSKVVYAVVIRQRRPYRRPDGTMIQFDENAAVLVTPEGEVRGSEIKGPVAREAAERWPRIAAIASTIV, from the coding sequence ATGAAGGGTATAGCAGGAAGACAGCACAGAGGATTGCCACTGGGTGCCGTGATGCCGTGCTCTGATAACAGTGGGGCAAAAATAATCAGCCTCATTGACGTGAAAGCCTACCATGGCGTGGCATCCAGAATACCGGCCGCAGGAGTGGGCGACATGTTCATAGCAAGCGTTAAGAAGGGAACTCCAGAAATGAGAAGCAAAGTTGTCTATGCGGTGGTCATACGGCAGAGAAGACCCTACAGAAGACCTGATGGGACCATGATACAGTTTGACGAAAATGCAGCTGTGCTTGTTACTCCGGAGGGAGAAGTGCGGGGTTCTGAGATAAAGGGACCTGTTGCCAGGGAAGCAGCAGAGAGATGGCCAAGGATAGCGGCCATCGCTTCCACAATAGTTTGA
- the rplX gene encoding 50S ribosomal protein L24, giving the protein MFSKINVSLNSELRKRYGLRSFAVSKGDIVKIKSGSRKGEGGKVIGIDHVSGRISVEGITIAKADGKQKEFYMDASNLIITRLDLSRQERLSRIRKIAELKKISIVEPTPEELAPPEEEKAEPVEAEQEGSEETTPAEAQIEEQESADEPASDNDESPEDLDEEEDKDDQ; this is encoded by the coding sequence ATGTTCAGCAAGATAAATGTGTCATTAAACTCAGAACTAAGGAAGCGCTATGGCCTCAGATCCTTTGCAGTATCAAAGGGGGATATAGTCAAGATCAAGTCAGGCTCAAGGAAAGGTGAAGGTGGCAAGGTCATAGGAATCGACCATGTCTCGGGCAGAATCTCAGTTGAGGGAATAACCATCGCAAAGGCAGATGGCAAACAGAAGGAATTCTACATGGATGCAAGCAACCTCATAATAACCAGGCTTGACCTTTCCCGGCAGGAAAGACTTTCCAGGATAAGGAAGATAGCTGAATTGAAGAAAATCTCCATAGTGGAACCAACACCTGAAGAGCTGGCGCCTCCTGAGGAGGAGAAAGCAGAGCCCGTTGAAGCAGAACAGGAGGGTTCAGAGGAGACCACACCTGCAGAAGCCCAAATTGAGGAGCAGGAAAGCGCAGATGAGCCTGCCAGTGACAATGATGAATCACCAGAAGATCTGGATGAGGAGGAAGATAAAGATGATCAATAA